The following are encoded in a window of Vigna unguiculata cultivar IT97K-499-35 chromosome 8, ASM411807v1, whole genome shotgun sequence genomic DNA:
- the LOC114193842 gene encoding uncharacterized protein LOC114193842 has translation MNPMLKDSNTKATSKLSRRGKRKKKGLALKDPPVAENPSEFSFAIAKIAVSQICQSAGFKKSENNALETLTAVSTRYLEAIVRAAASFANASNRTDSNLFDLVNGIHDLCSVQGFPGGSALHEDDLLRSSALREIMNFVNLSDKVPFAKSIQCRNVSDVTIDSGTLMCSSNQTKIHIPRWLPHFPEQNCDQVLVKERKCGEKYWEDSFAVDENSVISHSNHMNGKEGKDTRRELPEGRERMKFKIRGEEVKHVGLGVNMMGGVCKGRKRVSWNHNKMNGCIIENNRRHEKR, from the coding sequence ATGAACCCTATGCTAAAGGACAGCAACACGAAAGCCACATCAAAACTATCCCGAaggggaaaaagaaaaaagaagggtTTGGCACTAAAGGATCCTCCAGTAGCAGAAAACCCATCAGAATTCTCATTTGCTATAGCCAAAATTGCAGTTTCTCAAATCTGTCAATCAGCTGGATTCAAAAAGTCCGAAAATAATGCACTTGAAACCTTAACTGCTGTTTCCACAAGATATCTGGAAGCAATAGTGAGAGCAGCTGCCTCATTTGCTAATGCATCCAATCGTACTGACTCCAATCTCTTTGACCTTGTCAATGGCATTCATGATCTTTGTTCTGTTCAAGGATTTCCCGGTGGTTCAGCGTTGCACGAAGATGACCTGCTGAGGTCTTCAGCTCTAAGAGAGATTATGAATTTTGTCAATCTCTCTGATAAAGTTCCTTTTGCTAAATCAATTCAATGTAGAAATGTTTCTGATGTAACCATTGATTCTGGTACATTAATGTGTTCCTCTAACCAAACCAAAATTCACATACCAAGGTGGCTCCCACATTTTCCTGAGCAAAACTGTGATCAGGTTTTAGTTAAGGAGAGGAAATGTGGAGAGAAATATTGGGAGGATTCATTTGCTGTGGACGAAAACAGTGTCATATCACATAGCAATCATATGAAtggaaaagaaggaaaagacaCAAGGAGGGAATTGCCAGAGGGAAGAGAAAGAATGAAGTTTAAAATTAGAGGGGAGGAGGTGAAGCACGTTGGATTGGGTGTGAATATGATGGGTGGGGTTTGTAAAGGAAGGAAACGAGTGTCTTGGAATCATAACAAAATGAATGGTTGTATTATTGAGAACAACAGAAGACATGAGAAAAGATAG